Proteins from a genomic interval of Flammeovirgaceae bacterium SG7u.111:
- a CDS encoding DMT family transporter yields the protein MLTRNFSDYLWLHLIILLSSIIPVIVIYISIPAFEIVFYRTIVATLFLGSMLYFKKVTIRLNIEESLRLMLSGVLTAIYWILLIISAKISNASVCLIGISTSPLWTSFITPFVNKEKFSYLQIITALLVILGIVVITRQGFEHPIGLTVSIIAGFFGALVTIINARLSRNYNHYIISFYQMAGAWLGTIALAPIYYFVFDSNWNINLNLTPRDALLILVLVLIFSVYMYSKFIQLMRSVSPYIVTLTANLSPVYGMIIALIFLGESEKMSLSFYEGSAIIIGAILFYHIAKKYVPTR from the coding sequence ATGCTCACCAGAAATTTTAGTGATTACTTATGGCTACACCTGATAATTCTGCTGAGCAGTATTATTCCAGTAATTGTTATATACATAAGTATTCCTGCATTTGAAATCGTTTTTTATCGAACTATTGTTGCTACCCTATTTTTGGGAAGTATGCTTTATTTCAAAAAAGTAACTATCAGGCTCAACATAGAAGAGTCATTACGATTAATGTTGAGTGGTGTCCTTACTGCCATTTACTGGATTCTTCTCATTATTTCCGCCAAAATTTCCAACGCATCGGTCTGCCTCATTGGGATTTCGACATCACCACTTTGGACGAGCTTTATCACGCCTTTTGTCAACAAAGAAAAGTTTAGCTACCTCCAGATTATTACGGCACTGCTAGTTATTCTCGGTATAGTAGTGATTACCCGGCAAGGTTTTGAACATCCTATAGGACTTACAGTCAGTATAATAGCTGGTTTTTTTGGTGCGCTTGTTACCATTATAAATGCTCGGCTTAGTAGAAACTACAATCACTACATCATTAGCTTTTACCAAATGGCGGGAGCTTGGCTGGGAACTATTGCCCTTGCGCCTATCTACTATTTCGTATTCGACTCCAACTGGAACATAAACCTTAACCTTACGCCAAGAGATGCCTTGCTGATATTAGTACTGGTACTCATTTTTTCGGTGTACATGTACTCCAAGTTTATTCAGCTAATGCGATCGGTTTCGCCTTATATCGTAACGCTCACGGCTAACCTTTCTCCTGTGTACGGGATGATTATTGCCCTGATTTTTTTGGGTGAAAGCGAAAAAATGAGCCTAAGTTTTTACGAAGGCTCAGCTATTATTATTGGGGCAATTCTTTTTTACCACATTGCCAAAAAGTACGTTCCTACTCGCTAA
- a CDS encoding sigma-70 family RNA polymerase sigma factor produces the protein MEDQELLEKFSDPATKHYAYNLLVRKYQERVYWLVRKMVINHEDADDLTQEVFIKLWNKLDSFKGNSQLYTWIYRVATNECLNFLTKKKRKYFIPIHDVGAELSSQIDSGAYISGDEVQKKLQKALLKLPDKQRLVFNMKYFEDMPYKDISEVLGTSVGALKASYHLAVKKIEAQLSDD, from the coding sequence TTGGAAGATCAAGAACTGCTAGAGAAATTCAGTGACCCTGCTACGAAGCACTATGCCTATAATTTGCTGGTGAGGAAGTATCAGGAGCGGGTGTATTGGCTAGTGCGCAAGATGGTGATAAACCATGAGGATGCGGATGACCTTACTCAGGAGGTTTTTATCAAGCTATGGAACAAGTTAGATTCTTTTAAAGGAAATTCGCAGCTTTACACTTGGATTTACCGAGTGGCTACCAATGAGTGCCTCAATTTTTTAACTAAGAAAAAACGTAAATACTTCATCCCAATCCACGATGTAGGTGCTGAACTTTCCAGCCAGATTGATAGCGGAGCTTATATTTCGGGGGACGAGGTGCAGAAAAAATTGCAAAAAGCCCTGCTGAAACTACCCGACAAACAGAGGCTAGTTTTTAATATGAAATACTTCGAGGATATGCCTTACAAAGATATTTCGGAAGTATTGGGGACATCTGTGGGAGCATTGAAAGCATCCTATCATTTGGCAGTTAAAAAAATTGAGGCGCAGTTAAGCGACGATTAA
- a CDS encoding Gfo/Idh/MocA family oxidoreductase, translated as MNEINRRKFIGKSGLALTGLAVGFPAIAKNFASHSANDKVNLAVIGAGSRGRGLMKIMQDVPSIQMVAACDVRQKNLDKAKELIGKGAKGYVDYRKLLEDKDVDAVLISTPLSMHSQMAIDALDAGKHVYCEKTMAYDAAQALAMVSKSKENKDLIFQTGHQYHSSRLYTKVVDLIKEGNIGKVMGFECQWNRNGDWRRKVDDPKNERLINWRMYREYSKGLLAELSSHQIDFANWVTDSHPESVIGSGGIDYWKDGRETYDNTRVIFNYPGGVKATYTCLTFNSYSDYRIKVFGDEATLFLGYDDARAYLEGKKKKELGVVDGVSGATIRKMMAEDESIEIKSDNMDPSKQALVDFADSIRNNTEPISNIQTGAKASFAVSMALDAIMTDKRVYWKDEYNV; from the coding sequence ATGAATGAAATTAATAGAAGAAAATTCATAGGTAAAAGTGGCTTAGCACTCACAGGTTTAGCCGTAGGTTTTCCAGCTATTGCCAAAAACTTCGCAAGCCATTCGGCTAACGATAAAGTGAACCTTGCGGTAATAGGCGCAGGCAGCAGAGGTCGTGGCTTAATGAAAATCATGCAAGATGTCCCGAGCATACAGATGGTAGCTGCTTGTGATGTAAGACAAAAGAACCTTGATAAAGCGAAGGAGCTTATTGGGAAAGGAGCGAAAGGCTACGTCGATTACCGAAAGCTATTAGAGGATAAAGATGTTGATGCCGTTCTTATCTCTACTCCGCTTTCCATGCATTCCCAAATGGCCATTGATGCCCTTGATGCTGGCAAGCATGTGTATTGCGAAAAAACTATGGCCTACGATGCCGCACAAGCATTGGCGATGGTCAGCAAGTCTAAAGAAAATAAGGATTTAATCTTCCAGACAGGCCACCAGTACCACAGCTCTAGGTTGTACACCAAAGTGGTCGATCTTATTAAAGAAGGGAACATAGGCAAGGTGATGGGCTTTGAATGCCAATGGAACAGAAACGGGGACTGGAGAAGAAAAGTTGATGATCCAAAAAATGAGCGATTGATAAATTGGAGGATGTACCGCGAGTACTCCAAAGGCTTACTAGCCGAGCTTTCATCTCACCAAATAGACTTTGCCAACTGGGTGACCGATTCGCATCCTGAAAGTGTAATAGGCTCGGGAGGAATAGACTACTGGAAAGATGGTAGAGAAACCTATGATAACACCCGTGTTATTTTCAATTACCCCGGAGGAGTAAAGGCCACCTATACTTGCCTCACCTTCAATTCATATTCCGATTACCGTATCAAAGTATTTGGAGATGAAGCGACCTTGTTCTTGGGCTACGACGATGCTAGAGCTTACTTAGAGGGCAAAAAGAAAAAAGAACTTGGCGTGGTAGATGGCGTGAGCGGAGCCACTATTAGGAAAATGATGGCTGAGGACGAGTCCATTGAAATAAAATCGGACAATATGGATCCTTCCAAGCAAGCCTTGGTCGATTTTGCCGACTCAATCCGAAACAACACCGAACCTATTTCCAACATCCAGACTGGAGCTAAAGCTTCATTTGCGGTTTCTATGGCACTAGATGCCATCATGACCGACAAAAGAGTTTATTGGAAGGATGAGTATAATGTATAA
- a CDS encoding Gfo/Idh/MocA family oxidoreductase, with product MKNDSRRNFIKKTTLASGALGLGMVGLSAKSYGRILGANDRVAVAQIGCKRRAGAMKDAFEMLKDKVDVKYVCDIYLPQMDKFGKELNDVLGYTPKKEKDIRKVLEDKEVDAIINATPDHWHAPGTWMALEAGKHVYVEKPCSHNPREGELLVAYQKKYSDKIVQMGNQQRSAPESQEIIKDIHNGVIGEAYQAIAFYSNDRPSLYNTKAVPVPKGFDWDLFQGPAPRGEYLDAFFDYNWHWFWQFGTGETGNNSVHEIDIARWALQVDFPDHVSVNADKFHYSDDDWQMYDTMDATFKFGKKIIQWDGRSRNSFKTYGAGRGTIIYGTEGSVFVDRNGYKLYDRSGKMEKEVKAGSISSTTGLGGGGNATNLHVKNFLEAVKGTVKQNSPIDEGATSTLMGHLANISYRTKSDLICDPKNGHILKNKAAMKLWGREYEKGWEPTI from the coding sequence ATGAAAAACGATTCGAGAAGAAACTTCATAAAAAAAACAACGCTTGCATCAGGCGCGCTAGGCTTAGGCATGGTAGGGCTTTCAGCAAAAAGCTATGGTAGAATTTTAGGTGCAAACGATCGAGTAGCCGTTGCCCAAATTGGCTGTAAGAGGAGAGCTGGAGCCATGAAAGATGCTTTTGAGATGCTGAAAGATAAAGTAGATGTGAAATATGTGTGTGATATCTACCTCCCCCAAATGGACAAATTTGGCAAAGAGCTCAATGACGTATTGGGCTACACTCCTAAAAAAGAAAAAGACATTCGTAAAGTACTTGAAGACAAGGAAGTAGATGCGATTATCAACGCCACTCCTGACCACTGGCATGCACCGGGCACATGGATGGCTCTAGAAGCAGGAAAACACGTTTACGTAGAAAAGCCATGTAGCCACAACCCTCGCGAAGGTGAGCTTTTGGTAGCCTACCAAAAAAAGTACAGCGATAAGATTGTCCAGATGGGAAATCAGCAACGCTCTGCACCTGAGTCACAAGAAATAATAAAAGACATTCATAATGGCGTAATAGGCGAAGCATACCAAGCTATTGCTTTTTATTCTAATGATCGTCCTAGCTTATACAACACCAAAGCCGTTCCTGTTCCCAAAGGCTTCGACTGGGATTTATTCCAAGGACCTGCTCCAAGGGGTGAATATTTAGATGCTTTCTTCGACTACAACTGGCACTGGTTCTGGCAGTTTGGTACAGGTGAAACAGGCAACAACTCTGTACACGAAATAGATATTGCCCGCTGGGCATTGCAAGTAGACTTCCCTGACCATGTGTCTGTAAACGCTGACAAGTTTCATTATTCGGACGATGATTGGCAAATGTATGATACTATGGATGCTACGTTTAAATTTGGCAAGAAGATCATCCAATGGGACGGAAGGAGCCGTAACAGCTTCAAAACATACGGTGCCGGACGTGGAACTATCATCTACGGAACAGAAGGTTCTGTATTTGTAGATAGAAATGGCTACAAGTTGTATGACAGAAGTGGAAAAATGGAAAAAGAAGTGAAGGCGGGTTCTATAAGCTCAACTACTGGCCTAGGCGGCGGCGGTAATGCCACTAACTTGCATGTGAAAAACTTTCTAGAAGCTGTAAAAGGAACGGTAAAGCAAAACTCACCAATTGACGAAGGAGCTACAAGTACTTTAATGGGGCATTTGGCCAACATTTCTTACCGCACAAAATCTGACTTGATATGCGATCCTAAAAATGGACATATTCTTAAAAACAAAGCTGCTATGAAACTTTGGGGCAGAGAATACGAAAAAGGATGGGAACCAACTATTTAA
- a CDS encoding DUF1080 domain-containing protein codes for MKNISLLSLLLIMAIGLQAQDGKWEELFNGKNLKGWKVLNGDAEYHIEDGQIIGTSKIKTANTFLTTKKYYSDFILEYEMKMDRGLNSGVQIRSNSLPEYNNGRVHGYQVECDDSQRSWSGGIFDEARRGWLYPLEYNLPAKKAYKNGEWNKYRVEAVGNSIRTWVNDVPVSNVIDDLTAEGFIGLQVHSIGNDEEKAGKEIRWRNIRIMTEGLEKNRKPMKGVREVSYLKNQLTDTEKAEGWKLLWDGKTNKGWKGAKLGEFPKKGWEMNDGILTVKASDGAESENGGDIVTEKKYKNFILEVDFRLSEGANSGIKYFVDPDLNTGKGSAIGCEFQILDDKKHPDAKKGVSGNRTLASLYDLIPANGTLFDPHLRQKRSNGIGSWNRARVEVRGSKVAHYLNGIKVIEYERGTQMWKALVAYSKYKDWPNFGEAETGHILLQDHGDKVDFKNVKIKEL; via the coding sequence ATGAAAAACATTTCTTTACTCTCGCTCCTATTAATAATGGCAATAGGACTTCAAGCCCAAGATGGAAAATGGGAAGAACTATTCAACGGAAAAAATCTTAAAGGTTGGAAAGTCCTCAATGGTGATGCCGAATACCACATAGAAGACGGTCAGATTATTGGTACTAGTAAAATAAAAACTGCCAATACCTTTTTAACCACCAAAAAATATTACAGCGATTTCATCTTGGAATATGAGATGAAAATGGACAGAGGTCTAAACTCTGGCGTGCAGATAAGAAGCAACAGCCTCCCCGAATATAACAATGGGCGCGTGCATGGCTACCAAGTAGAATGCGACGATTCACAACGAAGCTGGTCTGGCGGCATATTCGATGAAGCCCGCCGAGGTTGGTTATACCCGCTCGAATACAACTTACCTGCTAAAAAAGCTTACAAAAATGGTGAGTGGAACAAATACAGAGTGGAAGCTGTAGGAAATTCTATCCGCACGTGGGTAAACGACGTTCCTGTATCAAATGTGATCGATGATCTTACCGCCGAAGGGTTCATTGGCTTACAAGTCCATAGTATTGGCAATGATGAAGAAAAAGCAGGAAAGGAAATCCGCTGGAGAAACATCCGAATCATGACTGAAGGCTTGGAAAAGAACCGCAAGCCTATGAAGGGAGTAAGGGAAGTGAGCTACCTAAAAAACCAACTTACTGATACTGAAAAAGCAGAAGGCTGGAAACTCCTTTGGGACGGAAAAACAAACAAAGGATGGAAAGGTGCTAAGCTCGGCGAATTCCCTAAAAAAGGATGGGAAATGAACGATGGTATCCTTACGGTTAAGGCAAGTGATGGTGCTGAATCTGAAAACGGTGGTGACATTGTAACTGAGAAAAAATACAAAAACTTCATTTTGGAAGTAGATTTTAGGCTGAGTGAAGGAGCTAATAGCGGTATCAAATACTTTGTAGATCCTGATCTCAACACGGGCAAAGGTTCGGCTATTGGCTGCGAGTTCCAGATCTTGGACGACAAAAAGCATCCGGATGCCAAAAAAGGTGTTTCTGGAAACAGGACGCTTGCTTCTCTATATGACCTCATTCCTGCCAACGGCACTCTTTTCGATCCACACCTAAGACAAAAAAGATCTAACGGAATAGGTTCTTGGAACAGGGCTCGCGTAGAAGTGAGAGGAAGCAAAGTAGCCCACTACCTTAATGGAATCAAAGTAATAGAATACGAAAGGGGCACTCAAATGTGGAAAGCATTGGTTGCTTACAGCAAATACAAAGATTGGCCAAACTTTGGCGAAGCAGAAACTGGCCACATTCTTCTCCAGGACCACGGCGACAAAGTAGATTTCAAAAACGTGAAAATCAAAGAATTATAA
- a CDS encoding response regulator, producing the protein MKVRSRKLFLWVVLVVGSLAASAQPAYFHHYNSSNGLSENSVFNIAQDDLGYIWLSTLNGLNRFDGYEFNTFKPEPGKEGSISSNYIGKLAKGVEGNMWIVTNTGQLNRYLAASQAFEVFPDSILPRGLQNSEGMEGLADGQLLIATDNKLIVFDPDTRSITPVYLPLPVVSVQSLANGMLCIAHKNSLAFYQWEEPLTLKKVYEVGEKVFAFNFYESECYYASRSGVHRLKSDFSSNELLFVLDELSASQVPERKVTDISYDGERYWLISRRALYSVSLEEGVFKFESHKPNANRRGAIVGELIQQLFTDALGNTWIVTLKNGVNIYNKARNRFGYYFVPQNFDEEYSDPIRAILPLKKDGYLVAFDRSGLGLMDATGQHFTPIEVYSEQIETFFRSMYRDSQGNIWVGGGAGLYLYDEEKQTLTLDEVTKRWSENIRARVLNEFEPGELVIVGAYMISLDLATKEVTLYPNLEGRQFSAFRDVEKDSEGNFWLATDQGGVVFFSETDPDNIRVYNVENGLSDNKAYCLVKLDGKMWVGTHNGLNIIDLKTKKIERLYESNGLTDNVIYGIFTDEKGYVWISTGRGLNRINSQTLEVDAYLHDFYFMDDAFTQGADGSIYFGGYTGFVSFHPKNFGQKPESPKPIIHSFKLFNQLILPGQEFEGEVMIYEPVYQLDKLSLKHTNNTFSFGFDAVPVLSPNPVRYRYKLLNYEDRWIYANPDNRQASFTNVPPGNYTLRIETSLIDSDWGAFYKEIDIVIHPPFWATLWFKLLVSAFVIGILVLLYYLRLAQIKRANQELKQQVDLQTSELKKQNEEIVRQKDEMVELAMKVHAADEAKLNVFTTVSHEFRTPLTLIMGHLEMLLTKESKNPTKSLSMVKDNAKRLLRLTNQLIEVRKIDQGKSRLHVSHFDLSKFCKELFESFEPLASKRNIRLHFLDYLKKKDVWLDPDKLEHICYNLISNAIKYSRKGGNVTLRLEEGEAEVLLNFEDDGIGISSKELPHIFDSFYRSEAGQGITGHGIGLTLVKVFAEQMQGNVKVESELENGSCFSVSFKKGKEHYPAEVLNGKRQVSAKPAKLEKAPMPSFELPSSGAKVLVVEDNFQLREYIREVLSAEFAVQEASNGAEALKIVDNESPALVVSDLMMPVMDGLTFGKKIKENPLSAHIPLILLTAKTDTETKIKGFGTGADDFIEKPFEPALLLARVKALLHNRKSVKTWAEDDLLKAADTLKIGSTDKAFLESVKNCVKENLSNPDFSIEKMGNELGMSRSTFYRKFKSLTGLSANEYLKKERLRKASALLQEGNIPVSAVCFEVGFQSQAHFRTNFKKEFGTTPSQHRAEVGVRKFG; encoded by the coding sequence ATGAAGGTGAGAAGTAGAAAACTGTTCTTATGGGTAGTTCTTGTAGTGGGAAGTTTGGCGGCTTCTGCGCAGCCAGCTTATTTCCATCATTACAATTCTTCCAATGGTCTTTCGGAAAATTCTGTATTCAATATTGCCCAAGACGATTTGGGGTATATCTGGCTCAGCACGCTCAACGGACTGAACCGTTTCGATGGTTATGAGTTCAATACATTTAAGCCCGAGCCAGGTAAAGAAGGCAGTATCAGTAGCAATTATATAGGAAAGCTTGCAAAAGGAGTTGAAGGGAACATGTGGATAGTTACTAACACAGGCCAGCTCAACCGTTACCTCGCCGCTTCTCAAGCTTTTGAAGTATTTCCTGACTCTATCCTTCCTAGAGGTTTGCAAAATTCTGAAGGAATGGAGGGCTTGGCAGATGGTCAACTGCTAATTGCAACTGATAACAAGTTGATTGTCTTTGATCCAGATACACGTTCGATCACGCCTGTTTACCTTCCCCTGCCTGTAGTCTCGGTGCAAAGCTTAGCAAATGGTATGCTTTGTATAGCTCACAAAAATAGCCTTGCTTTTTACCAATGGGAAGAGCCTTTAACCCTCAAAAAAGTCTACGAAGTTGGGGAAAAGGTATTTGCTTTTAACTTTTATGAGAGTGAGTGTTATTACGCTTCTAGATCAGGCGTGCACCGTCTGAAAAGTGATTTTAGCAGTAATGAACTTCTATTTGTGTTGGACGAACTAAGTGCTTCACAAGTGCCAGAAAGGAAAGTGACCGACATTTCTTATGATGGGGAGCGCTACTGGCTTATTTCTCGCAGGGCTTTGTACAGCGTAAGTTTGGAGGAAGGAGTTTTTAAATTTGAGAGCCACAAGCCAAATGCAAATAGACGAGGGGCAATAGTTGGTGAACTTATTCAGCAATTGTTTACCGATGCGCTTGGAAATACTTGGATTGTTACCTTAAAAAATGGGGTGAATATTTATAATAAAGCAAGAAATAGGTTTGGCTATTATTTTGTCCCTCAAAATTTTGATGAAGAATACTCTGACCCCATCCGGGCAATTCTACCTTTAAAGAAAGATGGCTATTTGGTAGCGTTTGACCGGTCGGGATTGGGTTTGATGGATGCCACAGGGCAGCATTTTACCCCTATTGAGGTTTATAGTGAGCAAATAGAGACCTTTTTCCGATCGATGTATAGAGATAGCCAAGGGAATATTTGGGTAGGGGGCGGAGCAGGTTTGTACTTGTACGATGAAGAAAAACAAACGCTTACCCTCGATGAGGTAACTAAACGCTGGTCTGAAAATATTCGGGCAAGGGTATTAAACGAGTTTGAACCAGGGGAGTTGGTGATTGTAGGGGCTTATATGATATCCTTAGACTTAGCTACTAAAGAGGTTACATTGTACCCTAACCTAGAAGGTAGGCAATTTTCTGCTTTCCGGGATGTGGAAAAAGACAGCGAAGGGAATTTTTGGTTGGCGACAGATCAGGGAGGAGTAGTGTTTTTTTCGGAAACTGATCCAGATAATATTCGAGTTTATAATGTAGAAAATGGTCTTTCAGATAACAAGGCTTATTGCCTGGTGAAGCTTGATGGGAAAATGTGGGTAGGCACGCATAATGGCTTGAATATTATTGATCTTAAAACTAAAAAAATAGAGAGACTTTATGAATCGAATGGGCTGACGGATAATGTAATCTATGGAATCTTTACCGATGAAAAGGGCTATGTTTGGATAAGTACAGGCAGGGGCTTGAACCGTATCAATTCTCAAACCTTGGAAGTAGATGCTTACCTCCACGATTTCTATTTTATGGACGATGCTTTTACCCAAGGGGCTGATGGAAGTATTTATTTTGGTGGGTATACAGGTTTTGTTTCTTTCCACCCTAAGAATTTTGGGCAAAAACCTGAAAGCCCTAAGCCCATCATTCACTCCTTCAAGTTGTTCAACCAGCTTATATTGCCTGGGCAAGAGTTTGAAGGAGAAGTGATGATATATGAGCCAGTTTATCAGTTAGATAAGCTTTCGCTAAAGCATACGAATAATACTTTTTCCTTTGGGTTTGATGCCGTTCCTGTGCTTAGTCCCAACCCAGTTCGTTATCGCTACAAGTTACTCAATTACGAAGACCGCTGGATATATGCCAACCCCGATAATCGACAGGCTTCTTTCACCAACGTACCTCCTGGGAATTATACTTTGCGGATTGAAACTTCCCTCATCGATTCGGATTGGGGGGCATTTTACAAGGAAATAGACATTGTAATCCATCCGCCTTTTTGGGCTACACTTTGGTTCAAACTACTTGTTTCAGCCTTTGTAATAGGAATACTTGTTTTGTTGTATTACTTGCGCTTGGCGCAGATAAAAAGGGCTAACCAAGAGCTAAAACAGCAGGTGGATTTACAAACTTCGGAACTGAAAAAGCAGAACGAGGAAATAGTGAGGCAAAAGGATGAAATGGTAGAGTTGGCCATGAAAGTCCACGCTGCGGATGAAGCCAAACTGAATGTATTTACCACGGTTTCCCATGAGTTCCGTACACCTCTTACGCTCATTATGGGGCATCTGGAAATGCTCCTTACCAAGGAATCGAAAAACCCTACAAAGTCCCTTTCTATGGTGAAGGACAATGCAAAAAGGCTACTTCGCTTGACGAACCAACTGATTGAAGTGCGAAAAATTGACCAAGGAAAATCTAGGCTGCATGTTTCTCATTTCGACCTTAGTAAATTTTGTAAAGAGCTATTTGAAAGTTTTGAACCTTTGGCTAGTAAGCGAAATATCCGACTTCACTTCTTGGATTATTTGAAAAAAAAAGATGTTTGGCTCGACCCTGACAAACTGGAGCATATTTGCTATAACTTGATTTCTAACGCGATCAAATACAGTAGAAAAGGGGGGAACGTAACCCTTAGGTTAGAGGAAGGTGAAGCAGAGGTGTTGCTCAATTTTGAAGACGATGGAATTGGGATTTCTTCTAAAGAGTTACCCCATATCTTCGATAGTTTTTACCGCTCAGAAGCGGGGCAGGGGATAACCGGGCATGGAATTGGGCTCACGCTAGTGAAAGTTTTTGCCGAGCAAATGCAAGGGAATGTGAAGGTAGAAAGTGAGTTGGAAAATGGCAGTTGTTTTAGCGTAAGTTTTAAAAAAGGAAAAGAGCATTACCCTGCTGAAGTGCTGAATGGAAAAAGACAAGTTAGCGCAAAGCCTGCGAAATTAGAGAAAGCTCCTATGCCATCGTTTGAGTTGCCAAGTTCAGGGGCGAAAGTACTGGTGGTGGAAGATAATTTTCAACTAAGGGAATATATACGGGAAGTACTTTCGGCGGAGTTTGCCGTGCAGGAAGCGTCAAATGGAGCAGAGGCGCTGAAAATAGTAGACAATGAAAGCCCTGCATTGGTGGTTTCAGACCTTATGATGCCTGTGATGGATGGTCTGACTTTTGGTAAAAAAATAAAAGAAAACCCGCTTTCGGCTCATATTCCGCTTATTTTGCTTACTGCCAAAACCGATACCGAAACCAAGATAAAGGGCTTTGGCACTGGGGCAGATGATTTTATAGAAAAGCCTTTTGAGCCTGCATTGTTGCTAGCGAGGGTGAAAGCCTTGCTTCATAACCGCAAGTCGGTAAAAACTTGGGCGGAAGATGATTTGCTCAAAGCAGCCGATACCCTCAAAATTGGCAGTACCGATAAGGCATTTCTGGAAAGTGTGAAAAATTGTGTGAAAGAAAACCTTTCCAATCCTGATTTTTCCATAGAAAAAATGGGAAATGAGTTGGGCATGAGCCGCTCCACTTTCTATCGAAAGTTCAAGAGCTTGACAGGACTTTCTGCCAACGAATACCTCAAAAAAGAACGCCTGCGAAAAGCATCAGCCCTTTTACAAGAAGGGAATATTCCAGTTTCTGCGGTTTGCTTCGAGGTAGGCTTCCAGAGCCAAGCCCATTTTCGGACTAATTTCAAAAAAGAATTTGGCACTACGCCCTCGCAGCATAGAGCGGAGGTGGGGGTGAGAAAATTTGGTTAA